The Thermotoga sp. SG1 genome includes a window with the following:
- a CDS encoding type II secretion system protein GspD gives MKKVLFGLFLLIVGALFSAELVGVLPRIEEDQVLIEIQISSPVEDISAEMNSSRTVFSVFLKGIQMKISRFMVPVGVGPVEGVRVVNVGNGVMVSASLLVPFPGSYELEGNRVIMKFQRSKERIDVSFENMLFEDMVKYLAERLNLNVIVSESVKNATTSLKLNNVTPEDALRDLLVTFGEVAYAYFPDGTMFIGKYEEVSGRFQRFWGIYKVKDQTVADRIKSLISQEAMIDYLPSKSVLFVYGTSEEHDLVASLLSVSPPLQQKEVSFSVETSKVEELLSALKSVYQFEYHLLKPVSRVILVGDSETIAKVERYLKILETGVEQMEPQTVPTKKFVFYAYDPKAAASLIKLILGIDAQAYEEMNLVICQVPLDREKDLVDFIAQNNLELGNTYYFDVKKSEETFLKEVLQFLGIPVSRMKLLNIDGENVKVSLSVPKSVYEKIYPVLEKLLKFRRKNFTVRALELKQDVQSELLEAISRMYGVLVNKVGNFVFVEGPLSSVDSAVDYLNKIQTRYTQFLRISLKEESLEDLKKFALAKYDVEIDYFPALKMLMISGTDESKVQEAVEELKVIVSEEKTVRFVKKVETVPSDRLKAVLSQLYDVSVEELGNEIAVIGSELEVKSAMDLLQKILSSKEMVQTFVELPKWLQDPEKVLDIVARNTGVVYEVMDGIALLEGPEESVKKAQEQFKVILEKLGEVRTEETVKFLEIDSSFPVNEFVAFSEELYPDVLCITLGELKLLVLKGPSESVEKLSDIYRSFYERHQKVLEENVLDRLTLEVPAGFPFDQFKTFLEVLIPEVKQVVYLDRLNLVLVEVPVFQSGKVKKLLDSFLEKEQEVSKKKAKRNVSIPSSVDPAELSAYLKELFDGLEITIFPKMGQMVVEGPEDIVEKAAGLIEEEREKALTRAKKDYVTVSNGKLSIRAENVSLYDLIREAASELGVSIMFVDSPSETVTMRVDGITWEKFLDLVSQNYGYLFDLKNGVYVVSKPKQDLAKRYFYDIPHNFDQIKALIEFYGGTVYVDSLNNFMVVTGISETIKKELDRIIENLKRPTKQVEISAKIVDKSLIDIVTKERRLELGGTGVNLGSSGASMSFSVTDYLDFEEIFGDLLNSSLSLRFSDQKSDTLDDILASPRIVTTGGKEAKILIGDRIPYVTDTNGDGTPEVQFLETGIELSITPYVRSDDTIELDLFVKASEPGNYINEVPGERTREAQTHLIVKNNSTIVIGGLIREVTNVSESKLPFFGDLPIIGQFFRTKSENKEKRDLMIFVTVRVVEP, from the coding sequence ATGAAAAAAGTTCTTTTTGGTCTTTTCCTTCTAATCGTGGGGGCGCTGTTTTCCGCTGAACTTGTAGGAGTGTTGCCGCGGATAGAAGAAGATCAGGTGCTCATAGAAATCCAGATTTCTTCTCCAGTTGAGGATATCTCAGCGGAGATGAATTCTTCCAGAACCGTGTTTTCCGTGTTTTTGAAAGGAATCCAGATGAAAATAAGCAGGTTTATGGTTCCGGTTGGTGTCGGCCCCGTTGAGGGCGTCCGGGTTGTGAACGTGGGAAACGGTGTAATGGTGTCTGCGAGTTTGCTGGTTCCTTTTCCGGGAAGTTACGAGTTGGAAGGAAACAGGGTGATCATGAAATTTCAAAGAAGCAAAGAAAGAATAGATGTCTCCTTTGAGAACATGCTCTTTGAGGATATGGTGAAGTACCTCGCTGAGAGATTGAATCTCAACGTAATAGTCTCAGAAAGTGTGAAAAACGCAACTACGAGTCTAAAATTGAACAACGTCACACCAGAGGATGCCTTGAGAGATCTTCTCGTGACCTTTGGAGAGGTTGCCTACGCCTACTTTCCAGATGGAACGATGTTCATAGGCAAATACGAAGAGGTCTCTGGCAGGTTTCAGCGATTTTGGGGAATATACAAGGTGAAAGATCAGACTGTGGCAGACAGAATAAAGAGCCTCATCTCACAGGAGGCCATGATAGATTACCTTCCTTCGAAATCGGTGCTCTTTGTTTATGGAACATCAGAAGAGCACGACCTTGTGGCGAGTCTTCTTTCCGTCTCTCCCCCTCTCCAGCAGAAAGAAGTCTCCTTTTCAGTGGAAACGAGCAAAGTGGAAGAACTGTTGTCTGCACTGAAGAGTGTTTACCAGTTCGAATATCACCTTTTGAAGCCGGTGTCAAGAGTCATCCTCGTGGGAGATTCGGAGACCATCGCGAAGGTTGAAAGGTACTTGAAGATCCTGGAAACAGGTGTAGAACAGATGGAGCCTCAGACCGTTCCCACGAAAAAATTCGTCTTCTACGCTTATGATCCAAAAGCTGCAGCCAGTTTGATTAAATTGATTCTTGGGATAGATGCTCAGGCCTATGAAGAGATGAACCTTGTCATTTGTCAGGTGCCGCTGGACAGAGAGAAAGATCTGGTGGACTTCATAGCGCAAAACAACCTTGAGCTTGGTAACACATACTACTTTGATGTGAAAAAGAGTGAAGAGACTTTCCTGAAAGAGGTGCTTCAGTTTCTCGGTATTCCTGTTTCCAGAATGAAACTTCTGAACATCGATGGGGAAAATGTAAAAGTGTCTCTCTCTGTTCCTAAAAGCGTGTACGAAAAAATCTATCCCGTTCTGGAAAAGCTCCTGAAATTCAGAAGAAAAAACTTCACTGTGAGAGCCTTGGAGTTGAAGCAGGATGTTCAATCGGAACTGCTCGAGGCCATTTCAAGGATGTACGGTGTTTTGGTGAACAAAGTGGGGAACTTCGTCTTCGTTGAAGGACCTCTAAGTTCCGTTGATAGTGCTGTGGATTATCTGAACAAAATTCAGACAAGATACACTCAATTTCTGAGGATTTCTTTGAAAGAAGAAAGCCTGGAGGATCTGAAAAAGTTCGCCTTAGCAAAATACGATGTGGAGATTGATTACTTCCCCGCGTTGAAAATGCTCATGATCAGTGGTACGGACGAAAGTAAAGTTCAGGAAGCAGTTGAAGAACTGAAAGTCATCGTCTCTGAGGAGAAAACAGTGCGGTTTGTGAAAAAGGTTGAAACAGTTCCCTCTGACAGGTTGAAGGCGGTGCTCAGTCAACTCTACGATGTCTCTGTGGAAGAACTGGGAAATGAGATAGCCGTTATTGGAAGCGAACTTGAAGTCAAAAGTGCCATGGATCTTCTTCAAAAGATTCTGAGCTCGAAGGAAATGGTTCAAACGTTCGTTGAACTTCCAAAATGGCTGCAAGATCCTGAAAAGGTACTAGATATAGTTGCTAGAAACACGGGAGTTGTTTATGAAGTGATGGACGGTATCGCTTTGCTCGAAGGGCCAGAAGAAAGTGTGAAAAAGGCCCAGGAGCAGTTCAAAGTGATCCTGGAAAAACTGGGGGAAGTTCGGACAGAAGAGACAGTGAAATTTCTTGAAATAGATTCTTCTTTCCCGGTCAACGAGTTCGTGGCTTTCTCAGAGGAATTGTACCCGGATGTTCTGTGTATTACCCTTGGCGAATTGAAACTCCTTGTTCTCAAAGGACCTTCGGAATCTGTGGAGAAACTCTCAGACATATATCGTTCCTTCTATGAAAGGCACCAGAAGGTGTTGGAAGAGAACGTTTTAGATCGTCTCACGCTCGAGGTACCTGCCGGCTTTCCGTTCGACCAGTTCAAAACGTTCCTTGAAGTGCTCATACCGGAAGTCAAGCAGGTTGTTTACCTCGACAGGCTCAATCTGGTACTGGTGGAAGTTCCGGTTTTTCAATCTGGGAAAGTGAAAAAGCTCCTCGATTCGTTCCTGGAAAAGGAGCAGGAAGTGTCGAAGAAGAAAGCAAAAAGAAACGTTTCTATACCTTCTAGTGTCGATCCCGCAGAACTTTCTGCGTATTTGAAAGAACTCTTCGATGGTCTTGAAATCACGATCTTTCCGAAGATGGGCCAGATGGTTGTTGAAGGTCCAGAAGACATAGTTGAAAAGGCAGCAGGACTCATCGAAGAAGAGAGAGAAAAAGCTTTGACGAGGGCAAAGAAAGATTATGTAACCGTATCGAACGGAAAACTGAGCATAAGGGCAGAGAACGTTTCACTTTACGATCTCATCAGAGAAGCCGCTTCTGAACTTGGAGTTTCTATTATGTTCGTGGACTCCCCATCGGAGACGGTCACAATGAGAGTGGATGGTATCACCTGGGAGAAGTTTCTCGATCTTGTCTCTCAGAACTATGGATATCTGTTCGATTTGAAAAACGGTGTGTACGTCGTTTCTAAGCCCAAACAGGATCTTGCAAAGCGTTATTTCTACGATATTCCACACAATTTCGATCAGATAAAGGCGCTCATAGAGTTCTACGGTGGAACGGTTTATGTGGATTCTCTGAACAACTTCATGGTGGTGACGGGAATCTCTGAGACGATAAAGAAAGAGCTGGACAGAATCATAGAAAATCTGAAGAGACCAACAAAGCAGGTGGAAATTTCTGCAAAGATAGTGGACAAATCGTTGATAGATATAGTGACCAAAGAGAGGAGATTGGAACTGGGTGGTACAGGAGTGAACCTGGGGTCCTCTGGAGCAAGCATGTCTTTTTCTGTAACGGATTATCTTGATTTTGAGGAAATCTTCGGTGACCTTCTGAACTCTTCTCTGTCTCTCCGTTTCTCTGATCAGAAGAGCGACACCCTTGATGACATCCTTGCAAGTCCGAGGATCGTCACAACCGGCGGAAAAGAAGCGAAGATCCTGATAGGGGACAGGATACCGTACGTCACAGACACAAATGGCGATGGAACTCCGGAAGTACAGTTCCTTGAAACTGGTATAGAACTTTCAATAACCCCGTATGTGAGGAGTGACGATACGATAGAACTGGACCTCTTTGTCAAGGCTAGTGAGCCTGGAAATTACATAAACGAAGTCCCGGGGGAAAGAACAAGGGAAGCACAGACGCATCTCATTGTGAAGAACAACAGTACCATCGTGATAGGTGGTCTCATCAGAGAAGTGACGAACGTGAGTGAAAGTAAGCTACCCTTCTTTGGAGATCTTCCAATAATAGGTCAATTCTTCAGGACAAAATCGGAGAACAAAGAAAAGCGTGATCTTATGATATTCGTCACTGTCAGGGTGGTGGAACCATGA
- the ligA gene encoding NAD-dependent DNA ligase LigA codes for MRQIPKEVIEEVERLREEIEYHNYRYYVLNDPVITDEEYDRLMRRLIELERMYPELVTPDSPTQRVGGKVLEGFKTVRHSVLMLSLDNTYNEEEIIEFDKRVKKMLRESEVEYVAELKIDGVSIALRYENGRFVLGATRGDGVEGEDVSENVKTIRSVPLRLRKPLTIEVRGEIYMPVDEFKRLNEEREEEGLPPFANPRNAAAGTLRQLNTALVASRRLDSFIYYIVHPENYGLKTQWEALHFLKEIGFKVNPHSRLCRNIQEVIEYWREWKERKKELDYWVDGVVVKVNRFDFQKVLGETSKAPRWAIAFKFPAEQARTRILDVTIQIGRTGVLTPVAELEPVQLAGTIVKRASLHNFDYIREKDIRIGDYVFVEKAGGIIPQIVKSIPELRTGNEKEIKPPQSCPVCGGKVGKLSPDEVAIRCLNPHCPAKLKRALRTFVSREALDIEGLGEKIIDRLVDSGLVKDIADIFYLTPFDLAQLGPGIGQRTIAKILQEIEEAKKRPLHKLITGLGIPMVGQKTAKILAEHFKSLEAIADASYETLKDIPGIGPEIAKSIVEYFRIPKTKEIIEKLKKAGVKLEEKTVKYDVLKGLTFAVTGTLKNFTREEIIEFLEKLGARVVNSVSKNTDYLIVGENPGSKYEKAKALKVKTMSEEEFLRFVENRAKLKGYNFDEIMRGWKEWS; via the coding sequence ATGAGACAGATTCCAAAAGAGGTAATAGAGGAAGTAGAAAGACTGCGCGAAGAAATAGAATACCATAACTACAGATACTACGTTTTGAACGATCCTGTCATAACCGATGAGGAATACGATAGATTGATGAGGAGACTCATAGAACTGGAAAGGATGTATCCAGAACTGGTTACTCCTGATTCGCCGACTCAGAGGGTCGGGGGGAAGGTTCTCGAGGGATTCAAGACCGTCAGGCACTCTGTACTCATGTTGAGTCTGGACAACACCTACAATGAAGAGGAAATCATCGAATTCGACAAGCGTGTCAAGAAGATGCTTCGGGAATCTGAAGTGGAATACGTTGCCGAGCTGAAAATAGACGGTGTTTCGATCGCTCTCAGGTACGAAAACGGTCGCTTCGTTTTGGGAGCAACGCGTGGGGACGGAGTGGAGGGTGAGGACGTTTCCGAAAACGTGAAGACCATTCGAAGTGTTCCACTGAGGTTGAGAAAGCCTCTCACCATTGAAGTGAGAGGAGAAATCTACATGCCGGTGGATGAATTCAAAAGATTGAACGAAGAGAGAGAAGAAGAAGGACTTCCTCCCTTTGCTAACCCGAGGAACGCGGCGGCGGGGACTCTCCGACAACTGAACACCGCTCTTGTGGCTTCGAGAAGACTTGATTCTTTCATCTACTACATTGTTCATCCCGAAAATTACGGTCTCAAAACTCAATGGGAAGCGCTCCATTTTTTGAAAGAGATAGGATTTAAAGTAAACCCGCACTCAAGACTGTGCAGGAACATACAGGAGGTGATCGAGTACTGGAGAGAGTGGAAAGAAAGAAAAAAAGAACTGGACTACTGGGTTGATGGAGTTGTGGTGAAGGTGAACAGGTTCGATTTCCAAAAAGTTCTGGGAGAGACTTCCAAGGCGCCAAGGTGGGCGATCGCTTTCAAATTCCCTGCGGAGCAGGCCAGAACGAGGATCCTCGATGTCACGATACAGATTGGTCGAACGGGTGTCTTGACACCGGTGGCAGAACTCGAACCTGTCCAGCTTGCAGGAACTATCGTGAAAAGGGCCTCTCTTCACAATTTCGATTATATCAGAGAGAAGGATATACGAATAGGTGACTACGTCTTTGTTGAAAAGGCAGGAGGGATCATTCCGCAAATTGTTAAATCAATTCCAGAACTACGAACTGGCAATGAAAAGGAGATAAAGCCTCCTCAAAGTTGTCCAGTTTGTGGTGGAAAAGTGGGAAAACTCTCTCCTGACGAAGTTGCAATCAGATGTCTGAATCCTCACTGTCCGGCGAAGTTGAAAAGGGCATTAAGGACGTTCGTGTCCCGGGAAGCACTGGATATCGAAGGACTTGGTGAAAAGATCATAGACAGACTGGTGGACTCAGGGCTGGTTAAAGATATAGCTGACATCTTCTATCTCACCCCCTTTGATCTTGCTCAACTGGGACCTGGTATTGGCCAGAGAACGATCGCAAAGATTCTTCAGGAGATAGAGGAGGCAAAGAAAAGACCCCTTCACAAGCTCATAACCGGCCTTGGAATACCGATGGTGGGTCAAAAAACGGCGAAGATTCTTGCAGAGCACTTCAAATCTCTTGAGGCAATAGCCGATGCCTCTTATGAAACGTTGAAAGACATTCCAGGAATCGGACCGGAAATAGCAAAGAGCATTGTGGAGTACTTCAGAATTCCAAAGACAAAGGAGATCATAGAAAAACTGAAAAAGGCAGGAGTGAAACTCGAAGAAAAGACCGTAAAGTACGATGTGTTGAAAGGACTGACGTTTGCCGTTACCGGCACGCTGAAAAACTTCACAAGAGAGGAGATCATCGAGTTCCTGGAAAAACTGGGAGCCAGAGTGGTCAACTCAGTGAGCAAAAACACCGATTATCTCATCGTTGGGGAAAATCCGGGCTCCAAGTATGAAAAGGCGAAGGCATTGAAGGTGAAGACGATGAGCGAAGAGGAATTTCTAAGATTCGTGGAAAACAGGGCAAAGTTGAAAGGTTACAACTTCGATGAAATCATGAGGGGATGGAAAGAATGGAGTTGA
- the nadD gene encoding nicotinate (nicotinamide) nucleotide adenylyltransferase, with translation MLSGSEISSSSTGSRVGIFGGAFDPVHVGHIIVCLYTLEILELDRLVVVPAYNPPHKKTSIPFEKRFEWLKKVFGGIENIEVSDYERQRGGVSYSIFTIEHFSSLYKTKPFFIVGEDALSYFEKWYRYRDILEKANLVVYPRYCGKPYHEHARKILGDLNRIIFLDMPIIQISSTEIRKRALAGKTLKGFVPEEIREEVEAFYGQSGTCTDGRVH, from the coding sequence ATGTTGTCAGGATCGGAAATTTCGAGTTCGAGTACAGGGAGTAGAGTGGGAATATTCGGTGGAGCCTTCGATCCTGTGCACGTCGGTCATATTATTGTGTGTCTGTACACTCTGGAGATCCTGGAACTGGACAGGCTGGTCGTGGTTCCCGCTTACAATCCTCCTCACAAGAAAACGTCCATTCCTTTTGAAAAGAGGTTCGAATGGCTGAAGAAAGTCTTCGGTGGCATCGAAAATATAGAAGTGAGCGATTATGAAAGGCAGCGGGGAGGTGTTTCGTACTCGATCTTCACCATAGAACATTTTTCCAGTCTGTACAAGACCAAACCATTCTTCATCGTCGGAGAGGACGCTCTATCTTATTTCGAGAAGTGGTACAGGTACCGTGATATCCTCGAAAAGGCGAACCTGGTTGTTTATCCGCGTTACTGTGGAAAGCCTTATCATGAACATGCCAGAAAAATACTGGGTGATCTGAACAGGATCATCTTTCTGGATATGCCCATAATTCAGATCTCCTCCACTGAGATCCGAAAAAGGGCTCTTGCCGGAAAGACTCTGAAAGGATTTGTCCCGGAAGAAATCAGGGAAGAGGTGGAAGCCTTCTATGGTCAAAGTGGGACTTGCACCGATGGCAGGGTACACTGA
- a CDS encoding ferritin family protein, whose protein sequence is MFSAKELLNIAVRVEKDGEEFYRKLAERFEKPDIKEFFSYMARQEAEHARTFESIGEELGVDEETYLNLEDAEEYLKSFVEGRFFPDTVTMEKYLKEKSVEEAIDFSISVEKETIIFYYEILELLRNERAKDLVRSIINQEKQHVVKLLRIKGMIS, encoded by the coding sequence ATGTTTTCGGCAAAGGAACTATTAAACATTGCTGTAAGGGTAGAAAAAGATGGAGAAGAGTTCTACAGGAAACTAGCAGAACGTTTCGAAAAACCAGATATAAAGGAGTTCTTCTCTTACATGGCTCGTCAGGAGGCAGAGCATGCCCGAACGTTTGAGAGCATAGGAGAAGAGCTGGGGGTAGACGAAGAAACGTACCTGAATCTCGAAGACGCAGAGGAGTACCTGAAAAGCTTTGTGGAGGGAAGGTTCTTCCCTGATACTGTCACGATGGAGAAATATTTGAAAGAAAAATCTGTGGAAGAGGCGATCGATTTTTCCATATCCGTGGAAAAAGAGACTATAATCTTTTACTACGAAATCCTTGAGCTTCTGAGAAATGAGAGGGCAAAGGATCTTGTCAGGAGCATAATAAATCAGGAAAAGCAACACGTGGTGAAACTTTTGAGGATAAAGGGGATGATCTCTTAG
- a CDS encoding type II secretion system F family protein — MPFYKYVAVEGSGKKVTGVIEAENKLKAISLLAERGLMVVRVEERKGPKKSTPFFQISISEIATFCRQLSIMISAGIRIKEALNILARQEVFSKRFRKIILEIAINVETGDTLADAFRKVGVFDNVLISMLEAGEEGGVLDRTLRRAADFYESVKRLQDEVKSAMAYPLFVLFFAVVIVLVISFYILPNLVRAFGTSIPLSPTIQSLLKVNEFLSKNWPWFSVVVAGAVFGLFVLMKSRYGTYIKEYLSFLFPPVRKLRQNMGLERFARTLGILVSSGVRITDAIKMAAQASNSPSIVGKSEEMVQKVSEGKTLRDTFAESGVFPQLIYEMIGTGEETGKVDEVMERVADFYEDIVRNSVKQLVSLVEPLLIAGVGGFVAFLAYSIYTTVFQLQRSIGG, encoded by the coding sequence ATGCCTTTTTACAAGTACGTGGCCGTGGAGGGGAGCGGGAAGAAAGTAACGGGGGTTATAGAAGCGGAAAACAAGTTGAAGGCAATCTCACTTCTCGCTGAAAGAGGTTTGATGGTCGTTCGCGTTGAAGAACGTAAAGGTCCAAAAAAGAGCACTCCATTCTTTCAGATCTCCATCAGTGAAATCGCCACCTTCTGTCGTCAGCTTTCCATAATGATATCGGCCGGTATAAGGATAAAAGAGGCACTGAACATACTCGCTCGTCAGGAAGTCTTCTCGAAACGATTCAGAAAGATCATATTGGAGATAGCCATCAACGTGGAAACCGGTGACACTCTGGCCGATGCCTTCCGAAAGGTGGGTGTCTTCGACAACGTGTTGATCAGTATGTTGGAGGCAGGAGAAGAGGGAGGCGTGCTGGACAGAACCCTGAGGAGGGCAGCGGATTTCTATGAGAGTGTAAAAAGACTTCAGGACGAAGTAAAATCCGCAATGGCCTATCCTCTTTTTGTCCTTTTCTTTGCCGTTGTGATCGTTCTTGTGATCAGTTTCTACATTCTTCCCAATCTTGTTCGAGCCTTTGGAACCTCTATTCCTTTATCACCCACGATTCAATCCCTTTTGAAGGTGAACGAATTTCTCAGTAAAAACTGGCCGTGGTTTTCTGTCGTTGTGGCTGGTGCTGTCTTTGGACTCTTCGTTCTCATGAAATCAAGGTACGGAACTTACATAAAAGAGTACCTTTCTTTCCTGTTTCCTCCAGTCAGAAAGCTCAGACAAAATATGGGACTTGAACGTTTTGCCAGGACTCTCGGAATCCTTGTTAGCAGTGGTGTGAGAATAACAGACGCGATCAAGATGGCGGCTCAGGCTTCCAATTCACCTTCTATCGTTGGAAAAAGTGAGGAAATGGTACAGAAAGTGTCGGAAGGAAAGACATTGAGAGATACCTTTGCAGAGAGTGGTGTTTTCCCTCAGCTCATCTATGAGATGATAGGAACAGGTGAGGAAACGGGAAAGGTTGACGAAGTGATGGAAAGGGTGGCAGATTTCTACGAGGACATCGTGCGAAACAGTGTGAAACAACTGGTTTCACTGGTGGAGCCACTTTTGATAGCTGGAGTTGGCGGATTCGTGGCTTTTCTTGCGTATTCTATCTACACCACTGTCTTTCAACTTCAAAGGAGTATCGGAGGATGA
- the obgE gene encoding GTPase ObgE translates to MNINKAEFVDRVKIFVKAGDGGNGCVSFRREKYVPKGGPDGGDGGDGGFVFLRANPSLSTLIEFVNKRKFFAENGKHGMGKKMKGRNGRDLYIDVPVGTVVKDASTGQIIADLDEPGKVVCVARGGKGGRGNAHFSTPTRQAPLIAEKGEKGEARWLELELKILADVGLVGYPNVGKSSLIARISNARPKIANYPFTTLVPNLGVVKYGDFSFVVADIPGLIEGASEGVGLGNVFLRHVERCFVIVHMLDVSGFERENPARDYFIIREEMKKYSPFLLEKPEIVVANKIDLLEREKLPQRIKEIENSIRKEVIPISAVTGEGVDLLLDKVASIVRKERIEREERKEKKDHPMEKPAPVWRKLPERFEIEIVKEEDGQWVVEGEGLRVWVERFDLNQRDARLLILQILEKNGLEEKLKEAGVKEGDVVRIGNFEFEYRE, encoded by the coding sequence TTGAACATAAATAAGGCGGAGTTTGTTGATCGTGTGAAGATCTTTGTGAAGGCAGGAGACGGCGGAAACGGTTGTGTGAGTTTCAGAAGAGAAAAATATGTCCCAAAGGGCGGGCCCGACGGTGGTGATGGAGGAGACGGAGGGTTTGTGTTCCTCAGGGCTAACCCTTCTCTTTCAACGCTGATCGAATTTGTGAACAAAAGGAAGTTTTTTGCAGAAAATGGGAAACACGGCATGGGAAAGAAGATGAAAGGAAGAAACGGAAGAGATCTTTACATAGATGTTCCGGTTGGAACAGTAGTCAAGGATGCCTCCACCGGTCAGATCATCGCAGACTTGGACGAGCCGGGAAAGGTAGTTTGTGTTGCACGTGGAGGTAAAGGAGGAAGGGGAAACGCTCACTTTTCAACACCCACAAGACAGGCTCCTTTGATCGCAGAAAAGGGTGAAAAGGGTGAAGCCAGGTGGTTGGAACTTGAACTCAAGATCTTAGCAGATGTGGGGCTCGTGGGATATCCGAACGTCGGGAAATCTTCTCTGATAGCACGTATCAGTAACGCAAGGCCGAAGATAGCAAACTATCCCTTCACCACTCTTGTTCCCAACCTGGGGGTTGTCAAATACGGTGATTTCAGTTTTGTGGTCGCTGACATTCCTGGCCTCATCGAGGGAGCAAGTGAAGGGGTTGGGCTTGGAAACGTCTTTTTGAGACATGTTGAAAGGTGTTTCGTGATAGTTCACATGCTCGATGTGAGTGGCTTTGAAAGGGAAAACCCAGCAAGAGACTATTTCATCATAAGAGAGGAGATGAAGAAATACTCTCCGTTCCTCCTGGAAAAGCCGGAGATAGTGGTCGCAAACAAGATAGATCTTCTGGAAAGAGAAAAACTTCCTCAGAGAATAAAGGAGATCGAAAATTCAATAAGAAAGGAAGTTATTCCGATTTCTGCCGTAACGGGCGAGGGAGTTGATCTTCTCCTTGACAAGGTGGCTTCCATAGTTCGAAAGGAGAGAATAGAGAGGGAAGAGAGAAAAGAAAAGAAAGATCACCCAATGGAAAAACCTGCTCCCGTGTGGAGGAAACTTCCTGAGAGATTTGAAATAGAGATTGTGAAGGAAGAAGACGGACAATGGGTGGTTGAAGGAGAAGGCCTCAGAGTGTGGGTGGAAAGATTCGATCTGAACCAGAGAGATGCAAGGCTTCTGATTCTGCAGATTCTTGAAAAAAACGGCCTGGAAGAGAAACTAAAAGAGGCAGGGGTGAAAGAAGGAGATGTTGTCAGGATCGGAAATTTCGAGTTCGAGTACAGGGAGTAG
- the dusB gene encoding tRNA dihydrouridine synthase DusB yields the protein MVKVGLAPMAGYTDRAFRTVCFKWGADFAFSEMVSAKGFFMDSGKTRELLPSPKEKNVAVQIFGNDPEELSRAARILSDKYPWIDLNAGCPVRKVVKKGAGGGLLKDLDFFRLVVREVRKHVKGKFTVKTRLGWDENQILKIYQILVDEGVDEVFIHARTVVQAFTGKADWKSLSVLDKKVPTFVSGDIFSPEDAKRALEESGCHGVLVARGAIGRPWLFKQIKEFLEHGRYSEPSVDDILRSFEMHLNLLVEDKGEEKAVKEMRKFMVGYTRNLKGSRRFRDEIMKIKNLQTLKEMFYNFLKEV from the coding sequence ATGGTCAAAGTGGGACTTGCACCGATGGCAGGGTACACTGACAGAGCCTTCCGTACGGTGTGTTTTAAGTGGGGAGCAGATTTTGCGTTCTCTGAGATGGTGAGTGCAAAAGGTTTTTTTATGGATTCGGGGAAAACGAGGGAACTTCTTCCCTCTCCAAAAGAAAAGAACGTGGCCGTTCAGATATTTGGAAATGATCCCGAGGAGCTTTCCAGAGCGGCCAGGATACTTTCTGATAAATACCCGTGGATAGACCTGAACGCAGGATGTCCTGTGAGAAAAGTGGTTAAAAAAGGAGCAGGAGGAGGTCTTTTAAAAGATCTGGATTTTTTCAGGTTGGTTGTGAGAGAAGTTAGAAAGCATGTGAAAGGAAAATTCACAGTTAAAACACGCCTGGGCTGGGATGAAAACCAGATCTTGAAGATCTACCAGATCCTTGTGGATGAAGGTGTTGACGAAGTGTTCATTCACGCAAGAACGGTTGTTCAGGCTTTCACTGGAAAAGCCGACTGGAAGAGTCTTTCTGTTCTGGACAAAAAAGTTCCCACCTTCGTGAGTGGGGACATATTCTCTCCGGAGGACGCCAAACGGGCCCTCGAAGAAAGTGGTTGTCATGGAGTTCTCGTTGCCCGCGGTGCAATTGGAAGGCCTTGGCTGTTCAAACAGATAAAAGAGTTCTTGGAGCATGGAAGGTATTCTGAGCCCTCTGTAGACGATATTTTAAGGTCTTTTGAGATGCATCTGAACCTTTTGGTGGAGGATAAGGGAGAAGAAAAAGCCGTAAAAGAGATGAGAAAATTCATGGTGGGATACACGAGAAATCTGAAGGGATCAAGAAGATTCAGGGATGAGATAATGAAAATAAAAAATCTTCAAACTTTGAAAGAGATGTTTTATAATTTTCTCAAGGAGGTGTGA